ATCTTGCCTCAGAATCTTGTCGAACAAGAAGGACAACTAATTTCGGAGAGGAAGAGCTGTTCTGGATACGGACTGGACAACTACTGACAAGCGAAGGTTGATTCATGCGGTTGCCATGTCTTATGAACTCACCGGGAAATGGGCGAAGAGAAAGAAGGCAACCAAAGACACGATTAAGGAAGCTCTTCGCGAGTCACTCAAGATCGCCGATTCAATTGAGTCGCGAAGCATTGCCTTGCCCCTACTTTGCGCAAGGCCTTCCTATGGGGTAACGCCAAAGGAGTCTCTCGCCGCAATACTTGACGTACTTAAGGAATTCGAGAGTTCATCCATACAGAAGGTTATTGTCTGTTTCGGGAGAGCAAACCCACCAACCGTTTGAGATGTCTGAGTTTGGTACGTTGGGCCTTTAGGGAGTCTGTGATGTCAAGGGTAAAGAAGCGCCGAAGAGGAACCGCAATAGTCGAAACAGATGAGGGGATTCTAGTCGCCGCAGGTAGGGGAGGCGTATTTATCCTGCCAGGCGGAGGAACTAAGAAAGACGAATCAAGAACCCAAGCCGCGATGCGGGAACTGCGAGAGGAGACAGGTCTACATCCACACCGTGCCAAATATCTATTTCGGCACGTCGGCAAAGTCAATAAGTCCCACGGCCATGGTCACTTCCAAGACCACCACACCGTCTGCCTCGTAAGCGCGACAGGTGTGGCTAGTCCGCATCACGAAGTGAAGCATGTTGCCTATTACAAGCATGGCTCCGGGGTGAGGATATCGGGCACTACTAGGGAGATCATTGAGAGGTACTACGCCTACAAGAAACGCAGCAGGACAGCACAGAAACGGATTACCATCGTCAATAGAATACTCGAATGGCTCACAGGGACAGGCCGCCATACGCCCCAGGGAGTGTCCGACGACTACCAGTTCTATGACTAGCTTCTTTGTCGAATTCCGTCTTCATGGGTATGCGAACACCCACGCCAAGCATGTGATAAGGGATGTGGCCAGAAGATATCGTGTTCGTGGCATGATCAGAACCAGACCCGTGCCCCACGTGGGCCTATACCCCCCATCAACTGCTCACGATATTAGGGATGTCATCCGCACAGTCCAGAGAGTAGGGCAGAACTACACATTGGTGCCATTCAGCATAAAAGGCTTCGGCTCCTACAGGGACTCCAAGGTCATCTACATGGACATAGAGCCGTCGCTCGTGCTGAAACAGCTCCGCACCGAACTTACTCAGGAGCTCAACAGCGCACTCGGCAAAGCAAATCCAGAGTACGACTTTCACACGACTATTGCCTTCAAAGATCTGGGCTACAAGTTCGACTCAATATGGGAATACATCAAGGCAATGGAACAGCCAGATATCGAACAATACTTGCTCAGAATTACCGTGCTTGGGAAGAGATCCAGGATTGTCTGCGAATACGATCTGGTTTTGAAGCGGTTGCTCAGTCGCCGACAAGCGTTGAGTAGATATTGGTGGAGGAGAACCGTGGACGAAATGAGGCGGTTGCAGGGCACCGAGGCTAAAGAGCCCACTTCTATTCTTGCTAGAGCGTGGCATTATCTTGCGAACATCTTCAGACTATGAACGGAGCCACTGTACTCTTCTTACAATCACGAAGGCATGAAGGTGGGCCTGACCCCAGCAGGTGTACCATTTCTTGGGTTACAAGTGCCAGAGGATGAGCCCACCCCTCGATATCCAGGCTGAGGTAGGCTGGCAGACACAATAAGCATAGGTTGACACCCTCTGTTCTCTCGTGCTATTGTCCGAGGTGACTGACACGGAGACACTCGTGCTAGCTGCTTGGTAAAGGTCAGAGTCACAGTTCCACAAAAGGAGGGGGAATCATGCCAAGACTAAAGGTGCTGTTTTCGGTTGTTGCTTTGGTGGCTCTTTTGGCTCTGAGCTTAAGTGGCTGTGCCCCCTCAGAGTACAAGCTATCGTCATCAAGTAATCCTGATGCTGGTGGCACTATC
This sequence is a window from Chloroflexota bacterium. Protein-coding genes within it:
- a CDS encoding 2'-5' RNA ligase family protein encodes the protein MIRTRPVPHVGLYPPSTAHDIRDVIRTVQRVGQNYTLVPFSIKGFGSYRDSKVIYMDIEPSLVLKQLRTELTQELNSALGKANPEYDFHTTIAFKDLGYKFDSIWEYIKAMEQPDIEQYLLRITVLGKRSRIVCEYDLVLKRLLSRRQALSRYWWRRTVDEMRRLQGTEAKEPTSILARAWHYLANIFRL
- a CDS encoding NUDIX hydrolase, whose protein sequence is MSRVKKRRRGTAIVETDEGILVAAGRGGVFILPGGGTKKDESRTQAAMRELREETGLHPHRAKYLFRHVGKVNKSHGHGHFQDHHTVCLVSATGVASPHHEVKHVAYYKHGSGVRISGTTREIIERYYAYKKRSRTAQKRITIVNRILEWLTGTGRHTPQGVSDDYQFYD